The Candida dubliniensis CD36 chromosome 5, complete sequence genome has a window encoding:
- a CDS encoding non-ltr retrotransposon zorro 3 orf1-related protein, putative (transposable element;~Similar to C. albicans FGR13) — translation MNNNPSHNFHSQSQPGRLDTSSNSQMGYPVVPSSPNFVSSNLNSQNKSSQQTISPVHDPASTPSQQSTQPEPNHAKVVDYAAFPKLIHAENAKHPKYRELKRLESVQCPIDLYDLANRNNNINVPQTQLTADISHMYECATSEQVLNTIYFTLNQARDIYQDKLTDLPDSFMDEIANYEKDPQLYLQDHESIPKWSDDYTLDNFYESRAMSEMLHACTYFEVDNDHRLYLEAFDLTYIKKAEFEHLKQLLIGEIERLNFVIGDNSFQIQVDDKVEHMYVASFRLPSISLRSCEQYFREFLDPKDEIVHARIPVFSHEVMSTNPANVNAFFILDKVPPKRKVILQRNYSVRILTNLSHCVYCHSKSHTRLQCPEAGECNICGKLGHRAMNCESRKRRSPEAVPMNGPVKILTKPSVETSQKVSGNGQSKEHNDSAPSDFVDTIFDSDGKEIFHIDPNKSWTFHISQLRLKKTVPSNYLVAPSEPVAWKRYKDGSILVDVVAIVAHRKVGRGFRLAARHAPTTTHPDGEIVEYIASALSRTAPDLVKTYVSAHGLPVTLK, via the coding sequence ATGAACAACAACCCTTCACATAACTTCCATTCTCAATCTCAGCCAGGGAGATTAGATACTTCGTCTAACTCCCAAATGGGGTACCCAGTTGTCCCTTCGTCCCCAAATTTTGTTTCGTCAAATTTGAATTCCCAAAATAAAAGTTCTCAACAAACAATTAGCCCAGTACACGACCCAGCCTCAACTCCCTCTCAGCAATCAACACAGCCCGAGCCTAACCATGCCaaagttgttgattatgCTGCTTTTCCTAAACTAATTCATGCTGAAAATGCTAAACATCCCAAATATAGGGAACTTAAACGTTTAGAATCCGTCCAATGTCCTATAGATCTTTATGACCTTGCCAAtagaaacaataatattaatgttCCTCAGACACAACTTACAGCAGATATTAGCCACATGTATGAATGTGCTACTTCAGAGCAAGTCCTTAACACAATTTATTTCACATTAAATCAGGCCAGAGATATTTACCAAGACAAGTTAACGGATTTACCTGACTCCTTTATGGATGAAATCGCTAACTATGAAAAAGATCCTCAGCTTTATCTCCAGGATCACGAACTGATCCCAAAATGGTCAGATGACTATACCCTTGATAACTTTTACGAGTCTCGGGCTATGTCCGAGATGCTTCATGCTTGTACCTACTTCGAAGTAGATAATGATCATAGGCTTTATCTTGAAGCTTTTGATCTTACATACATTAAGAAAGCGGAATTTGAACACTTGAAACAGCTACTTATTGGCGAAATAGAACGATTAAACTTTGTCATTGGGGATAAcagttttcaaattcaagtCGACGATAAGGTCGAGCACATGTATGTCGCCTCGTTTAGACTCCCATCCATCTCATTGCGGAGTTGTGAACAATACTTCCGAGAATTTCTCGATCCAaaagatgaaattgttcATGCAAGGATTCCGGTTTTCTCTCATGAAGTTATGAGTACGAATCCTGCCAATGTTAACGCCTTTTTTATACTTGATAAAGTTCCTCCGAAGCGAAAAGTGATTTTACAACGAAATTATTCGGTGAGAATTCTCACGAATCTTTCCCATTGTGTTTATTGTCACTCCAAATCTCACACTCGTTTACAATGTCCTGAGGCAGGAGAGTGTAATATATGTGGGAAACTTGGTCACCGTGCTATGAACTGTGAAAGCCGGAAAAGGCGTAGCCCAGAGGCCGTTCCGATGAATGGACCAGTTAAGATTTTAACTAAACCATCGGTCGAAACCTCCCAGAAAGTTTCGGGTAATGGTCAATCAAAGGAACATAACGATAGCGCCCCTCTGGATTTCGTTGATACTATTTTTGACTCAGATGGAAAGGAAATATTTCATATAGATCCTAATAAATCTTGGACTTTTCACATTTCACAACTCAGGTTAAAGAAAACGGTCCCCTCTAATTATCTTGTGGCCCCCTCCGAACCAGTTGCTTGGAAACGTTACAAAGATGGGTCTATTCTTGTCGATGTTGTTGCTATCGTGGCTCATCGCAAGGTCGGTCGTGGATTTCGATTAGCTGCTCGCCATGCTCCCACAACAACTCATCCTGACGGCGAAATTGTTGAGTATATTGCATCAGCGTTGCTGAGAACCGCCCCGGATTTGGTTAAAACTTATGTTTCCGCACATGGTCTTCCAGTTACTTTGAAGTAA
- a CDS encoding mitochondrial 54S ribosomal protein MRPL1 (Similar to S. cerevisiae MRPL1), with protein sequence MFKYVPTRSIPAYTSSIRTAVTLRSNLQKEKDQAKKRKLRQELKFNALDNPIDHPLHMPIAKALNILRSLEVGKPADKTTISCNIYVRQEQGAAPIQTKVDIPFPVQRKTKAVVFTTQQPVIEELKKAGIETFGGRDLLDKFLNQELTPDLFTHAFATQEMEPHLKAVARILGPAGLQPTAKKGTVTDDINTILDVIRSFQIKQKDNHISFPVGNCTFSDAQIMSNIKAISDKIYSKIDPNATKKTRLGYCYIGTANSPGLVIDFK encoded by the coding sequence ATGTTCAAATACGTACCCACCCGTTCCATCCCTGCTTACACTTCCTCCATTCGCACAGCTGTCACCTTGAGGTctaatttacaaaaagaaaaagaccAGGCCAAAAAGAGAAAGTTGAGACAGGAACTCAAATTCAATGCCTTGGACAACCCCATAGACCACCCTTTGCACATGCCCATCGCCAAGGCATTAAATATCTTGCGATCCCTCGAAGTTGGTAAACCAGCAGACAAAACCACCATCTCATGCAACATATACGTGCGTCAAGAACAAGGTGCGGCCCCCATCCAGACCAAAGTCGATATCCCATTCCCTGTGCAGAGAAAAACCAAGGCAGTCGTCTTCACCACCCAGCAGCCTGTCATCGAGGAGTTGAAAAAAGCCGGCATCGAAACATTTGGTGGCAGAGATTTGCTCGACAAGTTTCTCAACCAGGAATTGACTCCTGATCTTTTCACCCACGCTTTTGCAACCCAGGAAATGGAACCACACTTGAAAGCTGTCGCAAGAATCTTGGGTCCCGCTGGATTACAGCCAACGGCCAAAAAGGGAACCGTCACCGACGATATCAATACCATCCTCGACGTTATCAGATCGttccaaatcaaacaaaagGATAACCATATCTCCTTCCCGGTTGGAAACTGCACATTCAGCGACGCCCAAATCATGTCCAATATCAAAGCCATCTCCGACAAAATCTACTCGAAAATCGACCCCAACGCTACAAAAAAGACCCGTTTGGGGTACTGCTACATTGGCACCGCCAACAGTCCTGGTCTCGTCATAGACTTTAAATAG
- a CDS encoding subunit of the GPI (glycosylphosphatidylinositol):protein transamidase complex, putative (Similar to S. cerevisiae GAA1;~In S. cerevisiae: removes the GPI-anchoring signal and attaches GPI to proteins in the ER) has product MALAEVVIRKVKKLGLVPKAIGMLPRLSFLVAVLSCLWLITLPQEGNYRNVYISENALMPAQANSYFRESEWNIVRGYREEISKMEKQSVGERNKVVASWLRDSGLQVSYHENGFANNTMYAIMHAPRGENTEAMALVVPWINSDGEYNEGAMSLAVALARYFTKMSIWSKNIVFVFPETGHKPLRSWVEAYHTSLDDTAGSIEAAIIMEYGKNGDFFEYYDMFYEGLNGQLPNLDLLNTANVMTYHEQIPCAMQGISDRVINYGTRLRTLFRGILKLTLTGLTDEVHGCEAFSGWQIQAFTIKARGTEGKDVTQFGRIVDSTFRSVNNLLEKFHQSFFFYLMLSPKHFVSIGTYLPSAVMLAVSYALSAISALVVGFDFQKVPLVLVVVTGVEIACVVLAFVPVHQAILSGLGVAAFFPTQRVFSQQVAFSLIGIALLGVALLITALLIVHFALAFSIGVLAIPLTFVPTLMRNRSRLTPVCLAVSNPFFVITVAGHVLGHPELFGRLVSSWDDLQCWTWFIVVLGWFPAWVIITLSYCGYKPVKEKSE; this is encoded by the coding sequence ATGGCTCTTGCGGAGGTTGTTATTAGAAAGGTTAAGAAACTTGGGCTAGTCCCCAAGGCTATAGGTATGCTTCCTAGATTGTCGTTCTTGGTTGCCGTGCTTAGTTGTTTATGGTTGATTACATTACCACAGGAAGGGAATTACCGTAATGTTTACATTTCTGAAAACGCGTTAATGCCAGCACAAGCGAATTCGTATTTTAGGGAGAGTGAATGGAATATTGTTAGGGGGTATAGAGAAGAGATTAGCAAGATGGAGAAGCAACTGGTAGGTGAACGAAATAAAGTGGTTGCGTCGTGGTTGAGGGATTCGGGGTTACAAGTATCGTACCACGAGAATGGGTTTGCTAACAACACGATGTATGCGATTATGCATGCTCCACGAGGTGAGAACACCGAGGCCATGGCGTTGGTTGTGCCATGGATAAATTCTGATGGTGAGTATAATGAAGGTGCTATGAGTTTGGCAGTGGCGTTGGCAAGGTACTTTACCAAGATGTCGATCTGGTCAAAgaatattgtttttgtttttcccGAGACGGGCCACAAACCATTACGGTCGTGGGTCGAGGCGTACCACACGTCGTTAGACGATACTGCCGGGTCGATTGAAGCTGCAATTATTATGGAATACGGCAAGAATGGTGATTTTTTTGAGTACTACGATATGTTTTACGAAGGGTTGAATGGGCAATTGCCGAATTTGGACTTGTTGAATACGGCTAATGTGATGACGTACCATGAACAGATTCCATGTGCCATGCAAGGGATATCAGATCGGGTTATTAACTATGGTACGCGGTTGAGGACGTTGTTTAGGGGGATATTGAAGTTGACGCTAACTGGGTTGACCGATGAAGTTCATGGGTGTGAGGCGTTTTCCGGGTGGCAGATCCAGGCATTTACAATCAAGGCTAGGGGTACTGAAGGGAAGGATGTGACGCAGTTTGGCCGGATAGTCGATTCCACATTTAGGTCGGTCAACAATTTACTTGAAAAGTTCCACCAGtcgtttttcttttacttGATGTTGTCACCCAAGCATTTTGTGTCTATTGGGACGTACTTGCCGTCGGCAGTGATGTTGGCCGTGTCGTATGCGTTGAGTGCAATCAGCGCTTTGGTGGTTGGGTTTGATTTTCAGAAGGTGCCACTTGTATTGGTTGTGGTGACGGGAGTTGAGATTGCGTGTGTTGTGTTGGCATTTGTGCCGGTCCACCAGGCCATACTTCTGGGGTTAGGTGTGGCAGCCTTCTTCCCAACCCAGAGAGTGTTTTCGCAGCAGGTGGCGTTTTCGTTAATTGGCATTGCGTTGTTGGGGGTGGCGTTGTTAATTACGGCGCTTTTGATTGTACACTTTGCCTTGGCATTCAGTATTGGTGTTTTGGCAATTCCATTGACTTTTGTGCCAACACTAATGAGAAACAGATCCCGACTCACCCCTGTTTGTTTGGCCGTGTCGAATCCGTTTTTTGTGATTACTGTTGCTGGACATGTACTTGGGCATCCCGAGTTGTTTGGCAGGTTAGTTAGTTCGTGGGATGACTTACAGTGCTGGACATGGTTTATAGTTGTTTTAGGGTGGTTCCCAGCGTGGGTAATTATCACGTTAAGCTACTGTGGTTACAAACCAGTTAAGGAGAAAAGTGAATAG
- the CDC11 gene encoding septin, putative (In C. albicans: required for wild-type cell and hyphal morphology and for agar-invasive growth; required for full virulence and kidney tissue invasion in a mouse model of systemic infection, but not for kidney colonization or for immunogenicity), with product MNYSTENVSSAALRKRKTLKKSINFSIMIIGESGSGRSTLINTLCGGNSIVPTSSTATQDPFTKKLTLRHENVELEDNEGHKISLNIIDTPNFANSINCDDDFKIIVDFIRHQFDEVLLEESRVKRNPRFKDGRIHVLIYMINPTGHGLSDIDVKFLQHVNNLVNIIPIISKADSLTPKELKLNKELILEDLNNYGINFYKFNEYDYEQDYIDEEIIEYNKYLNSLIPFAIIGANEYRSNPNGSEDEDDVLKLRILNKEFKPIDIDNAEINDFTILKNVLLVTHLNEFKDITHDSIYENYRTEALSGKQFQYVNKDSAKQEISESDYLMKEEQIKLEEERLRKFEERVHQDLINKRKELLERENELKEIEKRLLAEGLKFDENGDVVKVHEEESSETEVKVI from the coding sequence ATGAATTATTCTACAGAAAATGTTTCCTCTGCTGCCttgagaaagagaaaaaccTTAAAGAAATCCATCAACTTTTCCATCATGATAATCGGCGAAAGTGGGTCAGGTAGATCAACATTAATAAACACATTATGTGGTGGTAACTCCATAGTCCCTACCTCCCTGACTGCTACGCAAGACCCATTTACCAAAAAATTGACATTAAGACATGAAAACGTCGAGTTGGAAGATAACGAGGGCCACAAGATATCTCTTAATATCATCGACACGCCTAATTTCGCCAACCTGATCAACTGTGACGACGACTTTAAGATCATTGTTGACTTTATAAGACACCAGTTTGATGAGGTATTATTGGAAGAAAGCAGAGTCAAGAGAAACCCCAGATTCAAAGACGGCAGAATCCATGTTTTGATCTATATGATTAACCCCACTGGGCACGGGTTATCGGATATCGACGTCAAGTTTTTGCAGCACGTCAACAATTTAGTCAACATTATCCCTATCATATCCAAAGCCGACTCGTTAACGCCTAAGgagttgaaattgaataagGAATTGATCTTGGAAGACTTGAACAACTACGGAATCAACTTTTACAAATTCAACGAGTACGACTATGAGCAGGACTATATcgatgaagaaattatcGAATACAACAAGTACTTGAACTCGTTGATTCCATTCGCCATTATTGGCGCTAACGAATACAGATCCAACCCCAACGGCAGCGAGGACGAGGACGatgttttgaaattgagaatattaaacaaagaGTTCAAGCCAATCGATATCGACAATGCCGAGATTAACGACTTCaccattttgaaaaacGTCTTGTTGGTGACCCACTTGAACGAATTTAAAGATATCACCCACGACTCGATCTACGAAAACTACAGAACCGAAGCCTTGCTGGGCAAGCAGTTCCAGTACGTCAACAAGGATAGCGCCAAACAAGAAATCAGCGAATCAGACTACCTCATGAAGGAAGAACAAATCAAGTTGGAGGAAGAGAGATTAAGAAAGTTTGAGGAACGTGTCCACCAAGACTTGATAAACAAGAGAAAAGAATTGTTGGAAAGAGAAAACGAATTAAAGGAAATCGAAAAGAGATTGTTGGCCGAAGGCTTGAAGTTTGATGAAAACGGTGACGTAGTTAAAGTACACGAAGAGGAGTCTTCAGAAACTGAAGTAAAAGTAATCTAA
- a CDS encoding coatomer subunit epsilon, putative (Similar to S. cerevisiae SEC28;~In S. cerevisiae: regulates retrograde Golgi-to-ER protein traffic) — translation MDAFSDSGELYTIRNQFYTNQHNKVKAYSLDEFSPENQLKVLEFQIRSTIALEQDASKMIEDGKTKFPENEPLFQLLSAWNDLKDFGVDDSTYFEDVKQASFELQAVLTALYLVKFDKDIDQAILFLNNYIDNVNSLAKYNELEPFLVLVQLYLVKGNLSGAAKVLESLNHFPESARDNIIYQVLESWILSVTGGSDNINNSYYFYDEILSSDFDQDIQGKFKILNVLFALTLQLKHFPEAQELVAQIKSLGVVDANFIANQITFDQLQNDGAHAEELMTELKRLDASHELLKEQDLKTSIFDDIVTKYSI, via the coding sequence ATGGACGCATTTAGTGATTCAGGAGAGTTGTATACTATTAGGAACCAGTTTTATACTAATCAGCACAATAAGGTCAAGGCGTATTCTCTTGATGAGTTTTCGCCGGAGAATCAATTAAAGGTGTTGGAGTTTCAGATCAGGTCGACGATTGCGTTGGAGCAGGACGCTTCGAAGATGATTGAAGACGGGAAAACCAAGTTTCCTGAGAATGAGCCGTTGTTTCAGTTGTTGAGTGCATGGAATGACTTGAAGGATTTTGGGGTTGATGATTCGACGTATTTTGAGGATGTTAAGCAGGCTAGTTTTGAGTTGCAAGCGGTGTTGACGGCATTGTATTTGGTGAAATTTGACAAGGATATTGATCAGgccattttgtttttgaataaCTATATTGACAATGTGAACTCATTGGCCAAGTATAATGAATTGGAACCGtttttggtgttggtgcAATTGTACTTGGTCAAGGGCAATCTCAGTGGTGCAGCCAAGGTTTTGGAAAGTTTGAACCACTTTCCCGAGTCTGCTCgtgataatattatttaccAGGTATTGGAGTCGTGGATCTTGTCGGTGACTGGCGGGTCTGacaatatcaataacaGCTACTATTTTTATGACGAAATTTTGTCGAGCGATTTTGATCAGGACATTCAGGGCAAGTTTAAGATTTTGAATGTGTTGTTTGCGTTGACGTTACAGTTGAAGCATTTCCCTGAAGCGCAAGAGTTGGTGGCTCAGATCAAGAGTTTGGGGGTTGTTGATGCCAATTTCATTGCCAACCAGATTACTTTTGACCAGTTGCAGAATGATGGCGCCCACGCTGAAGAGTTGATGACTGAGTTGAAACGATTAGACGCTTCGCATGAGTTGTTGAAAGAGCAAGATCTCAAAACAAGTATATTTGACGACATTGTTACAAAATATTCTATTTAG
- a CDS encoding threonyl-tRNA synthetase, cytoplasmic, putative (Similar to S. cerevisiae THS1): protein MSDVADKVKDLSFKDKKKKPANSLYLDPQPAFIEERIKLFEELKAQYDEEISNKEKTPIKITLRDGTVKEGTAFETSPMDIANSIGKSFAERQVIAKVDGKLWDMPRPLEGDVKLEFLDFEHPEGKAVFWHSSAHILGEACECHYGCHLSHGPPTEDGFFYDMSINNGETFVTQGDFGNLEQVATKAIKEKQKFERLEMTKEQLLKMFHYNKYKVKFISDKIPDGTSTTVYRCGPLIDLCVGPHIPHSGRIKAFKVLKNSSSYFLGDASNDSLQRVYGISFPDKKLMTEHLKFLAEAAERDHRKIGREQELFIFNEMSPGSAMWLPHGARIYNTLVDTLRTEYRKRGYEEVITPNMYSTKLWETSGHWQNYKENMFSFEVEKETFGLKPMNCPGHCILFKSRERSYRELPWRVADFGVIHRNEFSGALSGLTRVRRFQQDDAHIFCTTDQIGTEIAGVFDFLKKMYGIFGFEFKMELSTRPEKYVGDLETWNSAEKKLEQALNDFLGEGKWELNPGDGAFYGPKIDIMISDALKRWFQCATIQLDFQLPQRFELEYKSDKGPNTRPVMIHRAILGSVERMTAILTEHYKGKWPFWLSPRQVLIVPVGPKYYDYAQKLQKKLNDDYFFYCDVDVSGNTLPKKIRTGQLYKYNFIFIVGEDEENSESVNVRNRDIPEEQGKNAMVKFDDVVKQMVALRESKRSDNKLQ from the coding sequence ATGTCTGACGTTGCAGATAAAGTTAAGGACTTGTCCTTTAAagacaagaagaagaaaccTGCTAACTCATTATATTTAGACCCACAACCTGcatttattgaagaaagaatcaagttatttgaagaattgaaagcTCAGTATGACGAGGAAATTAGCAATAAGGAAAAGACGCCAATTAAAATCACCTTAAGGGATGGTACCGTCAAGGAAGGTACTGCTTTTGAGACTTCTCCCATGGATATTGCCAACTCTATAGGTAAATCCTTTGCTGAAAGACAAGTTATTGCCAAAGTCGACGGTAAGTTATGGGATATGCCTCGTCCATTAGAGGGAGACGtcaaattggaatttttggattttgaGCATCCCGAAGGTAAGGCTGTGTTCTGGCACTCGTCGGCCCATATTTTAGGTGAAGCATGTGAATGCCATTATGGGTGTCACTTATCGCATGGTCCGCCAACTGAAGATGGGTTTTTCTACGATATGTCGATCAACAATGGTGAAACATTTGTTACTCAGGGGGATTTTGGTAACTTGGAACAAGTAGCCACCAAGGCTATAAAGGAAAAGCAAAAGTTTGAAAGGTTGGAAATGACCAAGgaacaattgttgaaaatgttTCATTACAACAAGTACAAGGTCAAGTTTATTAGCGACAAGATCCCTGACGGCACGTCTACTACTGTGTACAGATGTGGTCCGTTGATTGATTTGTGTGTTGGTCCCCACATCCCCCACTCAGGAAGAATCAAGGCATTTAAGGTGTTGAAGAATTCTTCGTCGTACTTTTTGGGCGATGCCAGCAATGACTCGTTGCAGAGAGTCTATGGTATCTCTTTTCCAGATAAGAAGTTGATGACTGAGCACTTGAAGTTTTTAGCCGAGGCTGCTGAGAGAGACCACAGAAAGATTGGTAGAGAACAggaattgtttattttcaatgaaaTGTCACCTGGTTCGGCCATGTGGTTGCCCCATGGTGCTAGAATTTACAACACTTTGGTTGATACTTTGAGGACAGAGTACAGAAAGAGAGGCTATGAAGAGGTTATCACGCCAAACATGTACTCGACCAAGCTCTGGGAGACTTCTGGTCACTGGCAAAACTATAAGGAAAACATGTTTTCGTTTGAAGTTGAAAAGGAGACTTTTGGGTTAAAGCCAATGAACTGTCCTGGTCACTGTATTTTGTTTAAGTCGAGAGAAAGATCGTACCGTGAATTGCCATGGCGTGTTGCTGATTTTGGTGTTATTCACAGAAACGAGTTTTCTGGTGCGTTGTCGGGATTGACAAGAGTCCGTCGTTTCCAACAAGATGATGCTCATATTTTCTGTACCACTGACCAAATCGGGACGGAAATTGCTGGTGTTTTTGActttttgaagaaaatgtATGGtatttttggatttgaGTTCAAGATGGAGTTGTCTACCAGACCAGAAAAGTATGTTGGGGACTTGGAGACATGGAACTCAGCAGAAAAGAAGTTGGAGCAAGCGTTGAATGATTTCTTGGGTGAAGGCAAGTGGGAGTTAAATCCTGGTGATGGTGCGTTCTACGGACCCAAGATCGATATTATGATCAGTGATGCGTTAAAGAGATGGTTCCAATGCGCCACTATCCAATTGGATTTCCAGTTGCCACAACGTTTTGAGTTGGAGTACAAGTCCGACAAAGGTCCCAACACGCGTCCAGTTATGATCCACCGAGCCATTTTGGGGTCAGTTGAGAGAATGACAGCTATTTTGACTGAGCACTACAAGGGTAAATGGCCATTCTGGTTGTCTCCAAGACAGGTTTTGATTGTTCCGGTTGGGCCCAAGTACTATGATTATGCACAGAAGCTTCAAAAGAAGTTGAATGACGATTACTTTTTCTACtgtgatgttgatgttagTGGGAACACCTTACCCAAGAAGATTAGAACTGGGCAGTTGTACAAGTACaactttatctttattgTTGGTGAAGACGAGGAAAACAGCGAGAGTGTTAATGTCAGAAACAGAGACATTCCAGAAGAGCAAGGAAAGAATGCTATGGTCAAGTTTGATGACGTTGTGAAGCAAATGGTTGCCTTGAGAGAGTCTAAGAGAAGCGACAATAAATTACAATAG
- a CDS encoding mitochondrial 54S ribosomal protein YmL38/YmL34 (Similar to S. cerevisiae MRPL38;~In S. cerevisiae: appears as two protein spots (YmL34 and YmL38) on two-dimensional SDS gels), whose amino-acid sequence MIYLKSLLNVIDNSGAQVVECIKVLRHKPKSCAQIGDRITCVVKQARPLQQELTGQTSTNRVKRRDICQAVVVRTRAPLKRKDGSVVRFDDNACVLINKNGEPLGTRISSVVAKELKDLNYNKIVALAPKTF is encoded by the coding sequence ATGATTTACCTTAAAAGTTTGCTTAATGTGATTGACAATTCTGGTGCTCAGGTTGTTGAATGTATCAAGGTTTTGCGTCACAAGCCCAAGAGTTGTGCACAGATTGGCGATAGAATAACGTGTGTTGTGAAACAGGCCAGACCATTACAGCAAGAGTTGACGGGACAAACATCGACCAACAGAGTCAAGAGAAGAGATATCTGCCAGGCAGTGGTTGTTAGAACAAGGGCCCCACTTAAGAGAAAGGACGGAAGTGTTGTTAGATTCGACGATAATGCTTGTGTGTTGATAAATAAGAATGGTGAGCCGTTAGGCACGAGAATATCGTCGGTCGTGGCCAAAGAATTGAAGGACTTAAACTACAACAAGATTGTGGCCTTAGCTCCAAAGACTTTTTAA
- a CDS encoding uncharacterized integral membrane protein, putative yields MSRRVVGNQVILGINAVSIAIGVYGASRIFSLELSDDLKGAGHYQFLTNLSLIYSLGVFGLGFFAHLTRSESLYDLKNLLHPIGLALETIVAMVYWPLRLFCLHLLTPDPENFKIPLKLDLSVHLMPVVSLLIDYLVFMPRWTIKSNTVLLLITALSTGYWCLLKYLVDTENGGRYPYAFMDMEDDGLRALVFVAVGLVAFLQFHFMRSIYDFVVKKTENVDVEIDRKLD; encoded by the coding sequence ATGTCTAGAAGAGTCGTTGGAAATCAAGTTATTTTGGGAATTAACGCTGTTTCAATTGCGATTGGGGTGTATGGGGCATCCCGGATTTTCCTGCTTGAGTTGTCGGATGATTTGAAGGGGGCAGGCCATTACCAGTTTCTTACAAACTTGTCGTTAATATATTCGCTTGGGGTTTTTGGGTTAGGGTTTTTCGCCCATTTAACCAGATCAGAGAGTTTGTATGATCTTAAGAATCTTCTTCATCCGATTGGGTTGGCGTTGGAAACAATTGTGGCAATGGTGTACTGGCCGTTGCGGTTATTTTGCTTGCATTTGCTAACCCCTGACCCGGAAAATTTTAAGATCCCTTTGAAGCTTGATTTATCTGTGCATTTAATGCCGGTAGTGTCGTTGcttattgattatttagtATTTATGCCACGGTGGACGATTAAAAGCAATAcggtgttgttgttgattacGGCGCTTTCCACGGGCTACTGGTGTTTGTTAAAGTATTTAGTGGATACTGAAAATGGCGGAAGGTATCCTTATGCGTTTATGGATATGGAAGATGATGGGTTAAGAGCACTTGTGTTTGTGGCTGTGGGTTTGGTTGCATTTTTACAGTTTCATTTTATGAGAAGTATCTACGACTTTGTTGTGAAGAAGACCGAGAACGTGGATGTAGAAATTGATAGAAAGCTAGATTAG